The genomic interval GCGAGCCGGCCTCCTTCTCGTACCCGGCGGCAGCCAGGCCCGAGACGGCGATGGCCGTCTCGTGGACTCGTACGGCACCGGTGCGATGGCCGAACGGGTTGTATCCCGCCTCTTTCGTGCCCAGTCCGCGCAGCCCCCAGCCCGAGTCCATGGCCGGGCTCCCGAGCAGCCGGGCCAGCTGTTCGGTCTGCGCCCTGTCGAGCAGACCGGGTGCCTGTTCGCCCCCGCCGAGCAGTCCGGTGTCCAGGAGATGGACAGCCGCGGCGCCGAAGTGCGCCACCAGGCGTCCGTCGGGGGCCCGCGCGGCCGCCGGTCGGCCACCGCTGCGGTCCTCGACCCAGAAGTCCGCGCGGAAGGCCATGCGCAGTTCGCGGGCCCACTGCCGCAGCGCCGCCCCGCCGGGTCTGTCGAACGCGTCCAGCAGTTCGGCACCGAGGACGGCAGCGCGATGCGCATGCGCCTGCGTGTCGCAGCGGACGGGGCCGCCGGGCTGTGGGTCGCACAGATAGGTCCCCTCCCCCACGGTCGCCCGGAGCCAGCCCAGACACCGTTCGGCTGTCGGGAGCAGCTCTTGCGTCTCCTGAGGTGAGAGCCCCCATCGGAAGGCCTCCGCGAGGAGAGCGGGAAAGAGCAGGGTTGCCTCGGTACCCGTGCAACAGGCCGGCAGGTGGGCGCCCGCGTCCCGGCGCGGCCCGGGAATCATGCCGGACTGCCTTGTCTGCTCGCGGAGTTGGGTGCGCGCGAGGGTGCGGAGCGTGCCCGCGGCGAGCCCGGTGCCGAGCGGCAGCGTCATCCGGGCCGCGACGAGCGCGTCGGCCGGTGCCAGGCCGCAGCGCCAGGGGGCTCCGGCCGCGAGGTGGGTGTCGGTGGGGTGCGCCGGGTCGCGCAGCAGTAGGGACTGGAGATCGTCGATGCTCGTGTGCAGGAGCGGCTGGACCGCGGGGTGGTCTCCCGTCGCGCGGGCGGAGGCCAGGGGGCTGGTCGCCGCTCGCCCCACGGCGCGGACGGGGCCCGCGCCCTCCAGACGCACGCGCAGCTCCAGGCCGACGGTGCCTCCGGGGGGTAGGTCGAACTCCCAGCGCAGCAGGCCTGCCGACGCGAGGGCGTCGGCGGGTGGTGGGTCGGCCGTGACCGATGCCCCGCCGGTCGCGCAGGACCAGCGCAGACCGCAGTCGTGGACGACGGCGGGCAGTTCGGGTCCTCTTCGGCCCGAGGCGATCGCGCCCAGGTCCGCCAGGTCCGTACCGAGGGCCACCTCCACCGGCAGCCGCAGCGGACGGGCGGCGGCGCTGTGCAGCATGATGCGTTCCGTCCCGTCCGCGTGGCGGGTTCGCTCCACGACGACGTCAGGGTCCGGGCCGCCGCCCTGGGAAACGCACGCGGTGGCCACGAAGCGTGCGCGATCCGCCGCGGTCGTCCGGGCCTGGACCGCGAGCGGCTCACGGCCGGCGACACGGATCTGACACCGGGAGAGCACACGCCTGCCTGCGCGGTAGAAACCCTCCAGCCCTTGACCGGTCAACTGCCCCTGGTCCGTGGAGATGGCGAGGCCCGGGAGCGCCACACAGATGATGACCGAGTGCGCCGGTGGGAGATCAGCTGAGCCTCGAGGGATCGTCGAGGGGTTCTGTGTCGGCTTGGACGGCACGGGTGAAGGAAGGCGGGCAGCACGGTTCGCCGTCGGAGGCGGAGTCCGGCCCTGCCCCGTGGATGTCGGCGGGCGTCGTACGGGCCCCGATGACGGGGGCGGATCACGGTCCCATGACAGCGAGGGAGTGGTGTCCTCCCGATCCTGTTCCGGAGTCGGGTTCGGATTCCGGCGGTGTTCCACCGCCCCCGCGGTGTGCGCGGTGCCTCTCGGAAACATCGGTTCAGGCGTACCGGTGTCCATGGCCCGCGGCAGCGGACCGGCGCTTCCTTTCCACACCGTCGTCGGCACGCCGAGGACGGCGCGGCCGTCGTCGGCGGAGGGCGGAGTCGGCTGATACAAGGGGCGCTTCCTCTGCACTCTGCGCGGCCCGGGCGTGTTCGGCGCCCGGTGCGGGGCTCCTGAAGGGCATGGGCGATGCGGCGGTACGGCCCGGTAGGGGGTTCCGCCACTCAGGTGAACGGGACGGGCCTGTTCAGGGTCACGCCCATGGGCCCGGAAGCCGACCGAATGGCGGCGGGCCAGGGCCGTCGCCCGACGGCACAGATGAGACCAGCCTCGTGCGAGACCCTTCGAGCGGTCGCTCATCGCTTTTCCTCGGTGGCCTCGCCCCCGGGCCGAGTGCCCTCGGCTCGGCGTGCGTCGCCCATGCCCGTGGTGCGGCGGACCGTACCGGGACGCGTACCGCGGGCCGGGCGGGAGCGTGGGCGGGACTCCTCGGCGCAGGGCTGTCGCCCCTCCGTCTCGGCGGGATGGGGACGGGCATCGGCGCGAGCGCCGGGACGCACCCGCTTGCGTCGGCGGGAGGCCGTGGGCGGTGGCATCGGCGGATTCCGGTCGGCACCGGACGGGCACGGCGGCAGCGCGCCTTCGGCAGGGGACGGACACACAGCCAGCGCGTCCTTGGAGTCCCCGGACAGCTCCATGGTTTCTTCGCAGGCGGGCGGGGATGACGCCTGACTCATGCCAGGACCGGGCATGTTCAGCCCCGTCGTGTCCTCGGCCGACTCCACGTCTGCGGACCGAGCGACCTCGGACCGCGCGCGTGCATCCCGCCCCTCGCGCTCCGCTCGCAGGCAGCGGCGGATGGATTCCGGGTCGAGTCCCTCGTTGCATGCCTGGTGCAGGAGCCGGGCGAAGAGATAGCTGGGATCTGCGCCCAGGGCCATGGCCAGCGCCTCCCTGGCCTCGATCTCGTCGCCCGCGGACCAGGCGACCCATCCCGCGAGGGTGAGTGGCGCCGCCGCATGCTCGCCGTAGGGTCCGACACACCGGCGGGCCAACGCGCGCCACAGACGCAGGGCCGGTCCGGCCTCCTCCGCCTCCATCCACTCCGCCGCGCGGTCCCGGGTCGTGCGGTCCTGAAGCCCGAGGATGAGTTCCGCCGCGTCTTCGTGCCCCAGGATTTCGTCGTCGCGCAGGTCGGCCTGGAGCGGGCCCGACACGGGCGCCGCCTCGGCGAAGCGGGCCATGGTGTGCCGGGCCAGGCTCAGCGTCCTCTCGGCCACGTCCACCCGGCTCGCCTGGTCGAGCATCCTGGGGACCAGGGCCATGCCGGCGGTGTCCAGGGCGACCTCCTGCTCCAGCGCGGCCGCGGTCTCCCAGGGCTGCAGCCTGGCCCGCAACTCGCGAAGGGTCCCCCGCACCTGCAGTCCGGCGTACGTGGCCGCGGCGGCGAGCACCGATGTGCCGGGCAGACCCATCGGAAGTCCCTCCGCGGGGCAGCAGTCCTCGCTCGGGCAGCAGTACGACCAGTAGCGGCCGTCGGAGATGCACAACGCCTCGATCACAGGAACGTCGAGCCGACCGCACTCCGTGCGCAGCAGACCGGCGAGCGGGGCGAGCCGCTCCGTGATCTGCCGGCCCGTCTCGCCGGGCCCCGGTTCCTGGCAGAGGTAGGCGACCATCTGTTCGGGGCGGCCGCCCCTGCGCTCGCTGCCGGTGATCAGCCCGTGGGCCAGCTGCCGGGCGACGGCCGGCCAGTCGTCCTTGTTCGCGGGAATGCCCAGCCGGGCCCGCCCTCCGAACCGGCCGCGGCCGCCCCGGTCGTGCAGGGCGACCAGGACGATGCTGTCCTCGGGCCGGTATCCGAGCAGGTAGGGCAGAGCGTCGGCCAGCTCGCCCGGAGTCCGCAGGGTGACCTGGTGTTCGGCGCCATGTGCGTCGAATCCGACGCGGTCGCTGATCCCCGTGCCGTCGTTGTCCCGCCCGTCGCCGCTCCGTCCGGGGATGTTCCGTCCGCCGCCGTGCCCTCCGGTGTTGCTCCGGCCGCCGCCGGGCCGCCCCTCGCCGTTCCGTCCGTCGCGGTTCCGCTCGCGGTCATTGCCGTTCGCGGCGGATCCAGTCGCTTCGCTGTGGTTCGTCATGCGCAGACGATCTCGCGGATCTTGAGGTTCCGTTTGGGCCTGTGGATAAGTCCGATCAGGGCCACGACAACCCCCGTCCGGTCATCCACAGCCAGGCAACCGAGACGCCCCGCTGTCGGAGGCGTCCTGTTGTATGGGGGCATGACGCACACGAGCAAGACGGAGTTGCGCGAGGCCGCCGACGGGATCCTCGTCCGGCTCGTCGGGGACAGCACCGGATCGGCGCGGCTGCGCGAGGACCAGTGGCGGGCGATCGAGGCACTGGTCGCCGACAAGCGCCGGGCCCTGGTCGTGCAGCGCACAGGATGGGGCAAGTCCGCGGTGTATTTCGTGGCGACGGCCCTGCTGCGCGAGCGTGGCGCCGGACCCACCGTGATCGTCTCTCCGCTGCTCGCGCTCATGCGCAACCAGGTCGAGGCCGCCGCCCGGGCCGGCATCCACGCCCGGACCATCAACTCCTCCAACCCCGAGGAGTGGGAGACCATCCGCGCCGAGGTCGCCGCGGGCACCGTGGACGTACTGCTCGTGAGCCCCGAACGGCTCAACAACCCGGACTTCCGCGACAACGTCCTGCCGGAGCTGTCGGCCGCCACCGGCCTTCTCGTCGTCGACGAGGCGCACTGCATCTCCGACTGGGGCCACGACTTCCGCCCCGACTACCGACGGCTGCGCACCATGCTCACCGACCTCCCGCCCGGGGTGCCGGTGCTGGCCACCACCGCCACGGCCAACGCCCGGGTCACCGCCGACGTAGCGGAGCAACTGGGCACCGGCACCGCTTCGGACGCACTGGTCCTGCGCGGCCCGCTCGACCGCGAGAGCCTGAGCCTCGGCGTGCTCCACCTGCCCGACGCCACACACCGGCTGGCCTGGCTCGCCGATCACCTGGACGACCTGCCGGGCTCCGGGATCATCTACACGCTGACCGTGGCCGCCGCCGAGGAGATCACCGCCTTCCTGCGGCAGTGCGGGCACACCGTCACCTCGTACACGGGAAAGACGGAGAACGCCGAACGCCAGCAGGCCGAGGAAGCCCTCCTCGCGAACAAGGTCAAGGCGCTGGTGGCCACTTCCGCGCTCGGCATGGGATTCGACAAGCCCGACCTCGGCTTCGTCGTCCATGTCGGCTCACCCTCCTCCCCCATCGCCTACTACCAGCAGGTCGGCCGCGCGGGACGCGGTGTCGAGCACGCGGAGGTGCTGCTCCTGCCCGGCCGTGAGGACGAGGCGATCTGGTCCTACTTCGCCTCCGTCGCGTTCCCACCCGAAGAAGCCGTACGGCGCACCCTGGACGCCCTCGCCCGGGCGGACCGGCCGCTGTCGCTGCCCGCGCTCGAACCGCTGGTGGAGCTCAACCGCACCCGCTTGGAGATCATGCTCAAGGTGCTGGACGTGGACGGCGCGGTCCACCGGGTCAAGGGCGGCTGGATCGCCACCGGAGCGCCCTGGTCGTACGACACCGAGCGCTACGCCTGGGTCGCCAAGCAGCGCGCCACCGAACAGCAGGCGATGCGCGACTACGCCACCACCACGGGCTGCCGTATGGAGTTCCTGAGGCGGCAGTTGGACGACGAACAGGCGGCTCCCTGCGGCCGCTGCGACAACTGCGCGGGCCCCCGATTCACCGCCGACATCTCCGTTGCCGCCCTGGACACGGCGGGCGGCTCGCTCTCCCGTGCCGGTGTCGTGGTGGAGCCCCGCCGCATGTGGCCGACGGGTCTGCCGGCCATCGGCGTCGACCTGAAGGGCCGTATTCCGTCCGGCGAACAGGCCTTGCCGGGCCGGGCTCTCGGGCGACTGTCGGACATCGGCTGGGGCAACCGACTGCGACCGCTGCTCGCACCCCGGACTCCGGACGCCCCCGTCCCCGACGACGTGGCGAACGCCGTCGTGACCGTGCTGGCCGACTGGGCCAAGTCGCCCGACGGCTGGGCCTCCGGCGCCCCGGACGCACCGGCCCGTCCTGTCGGGGTGGTCACCGTTCCCTCGCGCGGCCGGCCCCAGTTGGTTCACTCGCTGGGCAGCCGGATCTCCGCCGTCGGCCGTCTGCCGTTCCTGGGATCCCTCGCCTACACGGACGACACCGCCGATGTGGCCCTGCCCCGCTCCAACAGTGCTCAGCGTCTGCGGGCCCTGCACGGGGCGATCGTCGTGCCGCCGCCCCTCCGGGAAGCGCTGCAGGCAGCGGCAGGTCCCGTCCTGCTCGTCGACGACATGACCGATACCGGCTGGACCCTCGCAGTCACCGCCCGACTGCTGTTGCGGTCAGGTGCCCAGGGGGTGTTGCCTCTGGTGCTGGCCGTCCGTGGCTGAGCAGGCACCGCAGCCGGCAGAGCGTCACGCGCGCGACGGATGCGGGCCTCGAACCTCCGGGCTCGGAGGTCCCGGGCGTCGCCCGCCAGAACACTGGGTAGGGATATAAGCCACGAACGACCTGATTCGGGTCGGTGGACCCAATTGCTCGTTGCCGCAACCAAGTTCGACAGGAAGAATTGAGGTCCGCTCCCCGCACGGCTTGTCCGTAGACCGGTAGACCGGTAGGGCTCTGCTGCGGTGCGCGCTTCCCCCGAATCCGACCCCGCCCGCCGTATGGGCGCGTAGCCGAAGGGAGGACCGTGACCTTCGGACTCGCTCCGTCCTCCGCGGCGTCCACGTCGTCAGCCGACCTGTCCGCCGCATCCGCCAACCCTCTGGCCCGTCTGCTCGAACCCGCCGAGTGGGCCGAGGCCGGCATCCCGCTGCTGCGCAACCCGCGTGAGGTCGTCAGCGGGTTGCACTCGCGGCACCGTCCCAAACCGGCGACCGCGATCGTGGCGGTCCTCGATCCGGACGAACGGCTGCGGGCGAGCGCCTCGTTCACGCGCCGTCCGGCACCGGCCGACGGCTGGATGTTCCGGAACACGCTGCTGGCCCAGCTGCGCCGGGTGATCCCGCACGACCTGCGGCGCCGCACCCCCGTACGCACCGCCGTGCTGCTCTACTGCCGCGAGGGCGACGCGCGTTGGACGGAGGAGGACGGTGCGTGGATGTGGGGGCTGCGTGACGCCTGCACCCTGCACGGGCTGCGCTGCGGGGCGTACATCACGCTGACGCGCGACGGGTGGCAGGTGCTCGGCGAGGGACGCGGCGGACGTCGGCCGAACGC from Streptomyces sp. CC0208 carries:
- a CDS encoding glycogen debranching N-terminal domain-containing protein; amino-acid sequence: MALPGLAISTDQGQLTGQGLEGFYRAGRRVLSRCQIRVAGREPLAVQARTTAADRARFVATACVSQGGGPDPDVVVERTRHADGTERIMLHSAAARPLRLPVEVALGTDLADLGAIASGRRGPELPAVVHDCGLRWSCATGGASVTADPPPADALASAGLLRWEFDLPPGGTVGLELRVRLEGAGPVRAVGRAATSPLASARATGDHPAVQPLLHTSIDDLQSLLLRDPAHPTDTHLAAGAPWRCGLAPADALVAARMTLPLGTGLAAGTLRTLARTQLREQTRQSGMIPGPRRDAGAHLPACCTGTEATLLFPALLAEAFRWGLSPQETQELLPTAERCLGWLRATVGEGTYLCDPQPGGPVRCDTQAHAHRAAVLGAELLDAFDRPGGAALRQWARELRMAFRADFWVEDRSGGRPAAARAPDGRLVAHFGAAAVHLLDTGLLGGGEQAPGLLDRAQTEQLARLLGSPAMDSGWGLRGLGTKEAGYNPFGHRTGAVRVHETAIAVSGLAAAGYEKEAGSLLRGLLAAAEAFGHRLPEMYAGEQRTDGSAPLPHPAACRPAATAAATGVLVLSALAGIRPDVPAGTVTLRPVRSAPLGELGLTGLRIAGAPFAVRVSRLGLAMVEEAAEGLQLGA
- a CDS encoding DUF4192 domain-containing protein — translated: MTNHSEATGSAANGNDRERNRDGRNGEGRPGGGRSNTGGHGGGRNIPGRSGDGRDNDGTGISDRVGFDAHGAEHQVTLRTPGELADALPYLLGYRPEDSIVLVALHDRGGRGRFGGRARLGIPANKDDWPAVARQLAHGLITGSERRGGRPEQMVAYLCQEPGPGETGRQITERLAPLAGLLRTECGRLDVPVIEALCISDGRYWSYCCPSEDCCPAEGLPMGLPGTSVLAAAATYAGLQVRGTLRELRARLQPWETAAALEQEVALDTAGMALVPRMLDQASRVDVAERTLSLARHTMARFAEAAPVSGPLQADLRDDEILGHEDAAELILGLQDRTTRDRAAEWMEAEEAGPALRLWRALARRCVGPYGEHAAAPLTLAGWVAWSAGDEIEAREALAMALGADPSYLFARLLHQACNEGLDPESIRRCLRAEREGRDARARSEVARSADVESAEDTTGLNMPGPGMSQASSPPACEETMELSGDSKDALAVCPSPAEGALPPCPSGADRNPPMPPPTASRRRKRVRPGARADARPHPAETEGRQPCAEESRPRSRPARGTRPGTVRRTTGMGDARRAEGTRPGGEATEEKR
- a CDS encoding RecQ family ATP-dependent DNA helicase, which gives rise to MTHTSKTELREAADGILVRLVGDSTGSARLREDQWRAIEALVADKRRALVVQRTGWGKSAVYFVATALLRERGAGPTVIVSPLLALMRNQVEAAARAGIHARTINSSNPEEWETIRAEVAAGTVDVLLVSPERLNNPDFRDNVLPELSAATGLLVVDEAHCISDWGHDFRPDYRRLRTMLTDLPPGVPVLATTATANARVTADVAEQLGTGTASDALVLRGPLDRESLSLGVLHLPDATHRLAWLADHLDDLPGSGIIYTLTVAAAEEITAFLRQCGHTVTSYTGKTENAERQQAEEALLANKVKALVATSALGMGFDKPDLGFVVHVGSPSSPIAYYQQVGRAGRGVEHAEVLLLPGREDEAIWSYFASVAFPPEEAVRRTLDALARADRPLSLPALEPLVELNRTRLEIMLKVLDVDGAVHRVKGGWIATGAPWSYDTERYAWVAKQRATEQQAMRDYATTTGCRMEFLRRQLDDEQAAPCGRCDNCAGPRFTADISVAALDTAGGSLSRAGVVVEPRRMWPTGLPAIGVDLKGRIPSGEQALPGRALGRLSDIGWGNRLRPLLAPRTPDAPVPDDVANAVVTVLADWAKSPDGWASGAPDAPARPVGVVTVPSRGRPQLVHSLGSRISAVGRLPFLGSLAYTDDTADVALPRSNSAQRLRALHGAIVVPPPLREALQAAAGPVLLVDDMTDTGWTLAVTARLLLRSGAQGVLPLVLAVRG